In Deltaproteobacteria bacterium, a single window of DNA contains:
- a CDS encoding DUF4912 domain-containing protein has translation MTKRSKSSAGAPIESGATPDVASPTPDPPDRPAPDTARTAAAPAPPAKNGQERGSAQEVHDQHRGEPSHPGIPLSPPGIVPESDVRVHTPAAAAPQPEHGHVNEGLGELPWAYGDARLVGLVRDPTTLFVYWDFSPQQIEQAFMGLGPARSVLKLWNARNGSGELVRETEVHLDARGWYVRDLPAGIELRPELWAVGERGARLMRAARPIRLPPAIPSDQLEAFYLRLALDQPIASGISAGRALNYGGAAPAGWERRLQPRPFSGSSVGGPFGSSPGGKLPWSATHMIPDLDGDDQ, from the coding sequence ATGACGAAACGTTCGAAATCCAGCGCTGGCGCGCCCATTGAATCGGGTGCGACACCTGACGTTGCTTCGCCGACGCCGGATCCTCCGGACCGGCCGGCTCCGGATACGGCCCGCACGGCCGCAGCGCCCGCGCCGCCGGCGAAGAACGGGCAGGAGCGGGGCAGCGCGCAGGAAGTGCACGACCAGCACCGCGGGGAACCTTCGCACCCCGGGATTCCGCTTTCGCCGCCGGGCATCGTTCCGGAGTCCGACGTCCGCGTCCATACGCCGGCAGCCGCGGCGCCACAGCCGGAGCACGGACACGTCAACGAAGGGCTGGGAGAGCTTCCCTGGGCCTACGGGGATGCGCGGCTCGTGGGGCTGGTTCGCGATCCGACGACCCTGTTCGTCTATTGGGACTTCTCGCCGCAGCAGATCGAGCAGGCCTTCATGGGCCTCGGCCCGGCCCGCTCCGTGCTCAAGCTGTGGAACGCGCGGAACGGCAGCGGCGAGCTGGTGCGCGAGACCGAAGTGCACCTCGACGCCCGCGGGTGGTACGTGCGCGACTTGCCCGCAGGGATCGAGCTTCGACCGGAGCTGTGGGCGGTGGGCGAGCGCGGCGCCAGGCTGATGCGGGCCGCCAGGCCGATCCGGCTGCCTCCGGCGATTCCCTCCGACCAGCTCGAGGCGTTCTACCTGCGTCTGGCGCTCGACCAGCCGATCGCCTCAGGCATCTCCGCAGGGCGCGCGCTCAACTACGGCGGCGCCGCGCCGGCGGGCTGGGAGCGGCGGCTGCAGCCGCGTCCGTTCAGTGGGTCGAGCGTCGGCGGACCGTTCGGCTCGAGCCCGGGCGGCAAGCTGCCTTGGAGCGCGACGCACATGATCCCCGATCTGGATGGGGACGACCAGTGA
- a CDS encoding tetratricopeptide repeat protein — MSFFVAVLLAADALSLVSAGDKALAARDFRDALFAYQDLTREDPGSATVWVKLGETYARMGHDLEAVESFSRALRLEPRNARAQQGIGASRERMAALAPPKPAADAARIASYAPSQRETAPSQPEMAPPKPAVDEAGARERYTVAVRMINERNYSEALTALDEALRRKPGYAVALVARGSARMGLLDYDSAAADYSAARGADPSLASPLFGLAEAYRALGQPSRAAQLYREYASSPAPDVQSALRDYALRNAQSLTGP; from the coding sequence ATGTCCTTCTTTGTCGCCGTCCTGCTCGCCGCCGACGCCCTCTCGCTGGTGAGCGCGGGTGACAAAGCGCTCGCGGCCAGGGATTTCCGCGACGCGCTCTTCGCCTACCAAGACCTGACGCGCGAGGACCCGGGCAGCGCCACCGTCTGGGTGAAGCTCGGCGAAACCTACGCGCGCATGGGGCACGACCTGGAGGCCGTGGAATCGTTCTCGCGCGCCCTCCGTCTCGAGCCGAGGAACGCAAGGGCACAGCAGGGCATCGGCGCCTCGCGGGAGAGGATGGCGGCGCTCGCTCCGCCGAAGCCGGCCGCCGACGCCGCGCGGATCGCCAGCTACGCCCCGTCGCAGCGCGAGACCGCTCCGTCGCAGCCCGAGATGGCTCCGCCGAAGCCCGCGGTCGACGAAGCGGGCGCTCGCGAGCGCTACACCGTGGCGGTCCGGATGATCAATGAGCGCAACTACAGCGAGGCCCTGACCGCCCTGGATGAGGCGCTCCGCCGCAAGCCCGGATATGCCGTGGCGCTCGTTGCGCGCGGGTCCGCCCGGATGGGTCTGCTCGACTACGACTCGGCTGCCGCCGACTACTCCGCTGCGCGCGGGGCGGATCCGTCGCTTGCCTCGCCGCTGTTCGGGCTCGCCGAGGCGTACCGTGCGCTCGGTCAACCGAGCAGGGCTGCCCAGCTCTACCGGGAGTATGCGAGCAGCCCTGCGCCAGATGTGCAGTCAGCGCTCCGGGACTATGCTTTGCGCAACGCGCAGTCGCTGACGGGTCCGTAG
- a CDS encoding thiolase family protein — MGEAIIIDAVRTARGKRKGALSSLHPVDLLARTLTGALERANVRPEDVDDVIMGCVTQVGEQGMNVARGAVLAAGLPVEVPGTTVNRFCGSGLQAVNFGAQAVGSGAAQLVVAGGVEHMTRVPMGSDAIGGDGPASPGLVEQWPNLVPQGLSGEMIAAKWGYSRRQLDEFAVSSQRKAANAIEHGWFSREILPLKLGERTFDRDEHPRPGTTLEALAALKPSFKEDGVLHAGNSSGIVDGAAAVVIASKGRARSLGFKPRARIISMSVAGSDPVLMLTGPIPAARKALAQAELSIDDIDIFEINEAFAPVPIVVAQELGIPMEKVNPNGGAIALGHPLGATGAMLLATALHELERTGQRRALITLCIGYGMGIATIIDRKID, encoded by the coding sequence ATGGGAGAAGCGATCATCATCGATGCGGTCCGGACCGCCCGTGGCAAGCGGAAGGGCGCGCTTTCGTCGCTGCACCCTGTCGATCTGCTGGCGCGCACGCTGACCGGCGCGCTGGAGCGCGCCAACGTGAGGCCCGAGGACGTCGACGACGTGATCATGGGATGCGTCACGCAGGTGGGCGAGCAGGGGATGAACGTCGCCCGTGGAGCGGTGCTGGCGGCGGGCCTCCCCGTCGAAGTGCCCGGCACCACCGTGAACCGCTTTTGCGGCTCCGGCCTGCAGGCAGTGAATTTCGGCGCACAGGCGGTGGGCAGCGGCGCCGCACAGCTGGTGGTGGCCGGCGGAGTCGAGCACATGACGCGGGTGCCGATGGGGTCCGATGCCATCGGGGGCGACGGCCCCGCCTCGCCCGGTCTGGTGGAGCAGTGGCCCAATCTCGTGCCGCAGGGCCTCTCCGGGGAGATGATCGCCGCGAAGTGGGGATACAGCCGCCGCCAGCTCGACGAGTTCGCGGTCTCCTCGCAGCGCAAGGCCGCCAACGCCATCGAGCACGGCTGGTTCTCCCGCGAAATCCTTCCGCTCAAGCTCGGCGAGCGGACCTTCGACCGCGACGAGCATCCTCGCCCGGGCACCACTCTCGAGGCGCTGGCTGCGCTGAAGCCGTCGTTCAAGGAGGACGGCGTCCTGCACGCCGGCAACTCTTCCGGGATCGTCGACGGCGCCGCCGCGGTCGTGATCGCCTCGAAGGGCCGGGCGCGGTCGCTCGGCTTCAAGCCGCGCGCGCGCATCATCTCCATGTCGGTCGCGGGCAGCGACCCGGTGCTGATGCTGACCGGACCGATCCCGGCCGCCCGAAAGGCGCTGGCGCAGGCCGAGCTGTCGATCGACGACATCGACATCTTCGAGATCAACGAGGCCTTCGCGCCGGTGCCCATCGTCGTCGCGCAGGAGCTGGGGATTCCCATGGAGAAGGTGAATCCCAACGGCGGTGCGATTGCGCTCGGACATCCGCTGGGCGCGACCGGTGCAATGCTGCTCGCCACCGCGCTGCACGAGCTGGAGCGGACCGGGCAGCGGCGGGCGCTGATCACGCTGTGCATTGGCTACGGGATGGGGATCGCGACCATCATCGACCGTAAGATCGACTAG
- a CDS encoding adenylosuccinate synthase has protein sequence MSNVVIVGAQWGDEGKGKVVDLFTSWADVVVRYQGGANAGHTLVVGGVKTVLHLVPSGVLHPGKKCIIGNGVVVDPEALMEEIDLLRSRGLLADPAQLVVSDNAHVILPYHKRIDAGREKQKAIGTTGRGIGPCYEDKVARRGIRIRDLLKPPALQNKLDDRLKEANSQIKALGGETCELQPLIEWALELGERMRPYVGDASEVLSHEVARGRAVLFEGAQGTLLDIDHGTYPYVTSSNTVAGNAAVGAGLGPTAIHSVIGITKAYTTRVGNGPLPTELTDATGDKLRKIGAEFGATTGRPRRCGWLDALVLRYAARVNGLSGLAMTKLDVLTGFEKLMVAIGYKLPNGKTVTEFPSDPELLEQAQPIYEELPGWKERLGDQREYRELPENTRRYIERVEQLVGVETIAVSVGAERAQTIVRKNPFRHP, from the coding sequence ATGTCCAACGTGGTGATCGTCGGCGCGCAGTGGGGCGACGAAGGGAAGGGGAAGGTCGTCGACCTCTTCACCTCCTGGGCCGACGTGGTGGTGCGTTACCAGGGAGGGGCGAACGCCGGGCACACGCTGGTGGTCGGCGGCGTGAAGACGGTGCTCCACCTCGTCCCGAGCGGCGTCCTGCACCCGGGCAAGAAGTGCATCATCGGGAACGGCGTGGTGGTCGATCCCGAGGCGCTGATGGAGGAGATCGATCTTCTCCGCAGCCGCGGGCTGCTCGCCGACCCGGCGCAGCTCGTGGTGAGCGACAACGCCCACGTGATCCTGCCGTACCACAAGCGCATCGACGCCGGCCGCGAGAAACAGAAGGCCATCGGCACCACCGGTCGCGGAATCGGCCCCTGCTACGAGGACAAGGTAGCCCGCCGCGGGATCCGCATCCGCGACCTCCTCAAGCCGCCGGCGCTGCAAAACAAGCTCGACGATCGCCTGAAGGAGGCCAACTCGCAGATCAAGGCCCTGGGCGGCGAGACTTGCGAGCTGCAGCCCCTGATCGAGTGGGCGCTGGAGCTCGGCGAGCGCATGCGCCCGTACGTGGGCGACGCGAGCGAGGTCCTCTCCCACGAGGTGGCGAGAGGCCGCGCCGTCCTCTTCGAGGGCGCCCAGGGGACGCTGCTCGACATCGATCACGGTACGTATCCGTACGTCACCTCGTCGAACACCGTCGCCGGCAATGCCGCCGTCGGAGCGGGACTGGGTCCGACGGCCATCCACTCGGTCATTGGAATCACCAAGGCGTACACCACGCGGGTCGGCAACGGCCCGCTTCCGACCGAGCTGACCGACGCCACCGGCGACAAGCTGCGCAAGATCGGCGCGGAGTTCGGCGCCACCACCGGGCGCCCGCGCCGGTGCGGATGGCTGGACGCCCTGGTCCTGCGCTACGCGGCGCGGGTGAATGGGCTCTCCGGGCTGGCGATGACCAAGCTGGACGTGCTCACCGGCTTCGAGAAGCTGATGGTCGCCATCGGCTACAAGCTTCCCAACGGAAAGACCGTCACCGAGTTCCCCTCCGACCCCGAGCTGCTCGAGCAGGCCCAGCCGATCTACGAGGAGCTGCCAGGCTGGAAGGAGCGGCTCGGGGATCAGCGCGAGTACCGGGAGCTGCCCGAGAATACCCGGCGGTACATCGAGCGCGTCGAGCAGCTCGTCGGCGTCGAAACCATCGCCGTGTCGGTTGGCGCCGAGCGGGCCCAGACCATCGTTCGCAAGAATCCATTTCGGCATCCCTGA
- a CDS encoding phosphoglycerate dehydrogenase, with amino-acid sequence MRILISDDLSPEAKTILERIPGAQVDFRTGLKPAELREVIGGYDALAVRSATKVTSDLLAAATRLRVIGRAGTGVDNIDLNVATRRGVVVMNAPGGNSVSVAEHTVALLLALARQVADASQSTRGGKWEKKKFASGRELFGKTLGVIGTGNIGALVVQRAKAFGLKVIAYDPFLSEEAAAKLGVELVQLAEIFRRSDAITLHVPLTEQTKNMIGAAQIAQMKPGALLINCARGGLVDEKALAGALQSKRLGGAALDVFETEPPPADHPLFACENFIGTPHLGGSTEDAQQNVAVIVCEAMVEYLTTGTVRNAVNVPSVTGEVLERLGPFLRLAAKLGTFAGQLATQGACGAPEQIEIAYAGEVAQHPTAPLTAAVLKGVLGTFLAEPVNEVSAPALARERGLSVQEVKTSDTPDFASLLTVRLRCGKEMTTSVSGTIVGKREPRLVRVDKFELEAVPDGAILVMHNDDKPGVIGNVGRTLGEAQVNIAQFALARDRKSGEALALVNVDSVAAPDVLERLRKLPNVRSVHQVNL; translated from the coding sequence ATGCGCATCCTCATCTCCGACGATCTCTCTCCCGAGGCGAAGACCATTCTCGAGCGCATCCCCGGGGCGCAGGTCGACTTCCGCACCGGACTGAAGCCCGCCGAGCTGAGGGAGGTCATCGGCGGGTATGACGCGCTCGCGGTCCGCAGCGCGACCAAGGTCACCTCCGATCTGCTTGCAGCGGCGACCCGGCTGCGGGTGATCGGGCGGGCTGGCACGGGCGTGGACAACATCGATCTCAACGTTGCCACCCGTCGTGGCGTGGTGGTGATGAACGCCCCCGGCGGCAACAGCGTCTCCGTCGCAGAGCACACCGTCGCGCTCCTTCTCGCGCTCGCCCGCCAGGTCGCCGATGCCTCGCAGAGCACCCGCGGCGGCAAGTGGGAGAAGAAGAAATTCGCCTCGGGGCGGGAGCTGTTCGGCAAGACGCTGGGCGTGATCGGCACCGGGAACATCGGCGCCCTGGTGGTCCAGCGTGCCAAGGCGTTCGGGCTCAAGGTGATCGCCTACGACCCGTTCCTCAGCGAAGAGGCGGCGGCGAAGCTGGGCGTCGAGCTGGTGCAGCTGGCGGAGATCTTCCGCCGCAGCGACGCCATCACGCTGCACGTCCCGCTGACGGAACAGACGAAGAACATGATCGGCGCGGCGCAGATCGCGCAGATGAAGCCGGGAGCGCTCCTGATCAACTGCGCCCGCGGCGGCCTCGTCGACGAAAAGGCGCTGGCCGGGGCGCTCCAGTCGAAGCGGCTGGGTGGCGCGGCACTGGACGTCTTCGAGACGGAGCCGCCGCCCGCCGATCACCCGCTCTTCGCCTGCGAGAACTTCATCGGCACCCCGCACCTCGGCGGCAGCACCGAGGACGCGCAGCAGAACGTCGCGGTGATCGTCTGCGAGGCGATGGTCGAGTACCTGACCACGGGGACCGTCCGCAACGCCGTGAACGTGCCTTCGGTGACCGGCGAGGTGCTGGAGCGGCTGGGACCCTTCCTCCGCCTGGCGGCGAAGCTGGGCACGTTCGCCGGCCAGCTCGCGACGCAGGGCGCGTGCGGCGCGCCCGAGCAGATCGAGATCGCCTACGCCGGCGAGGTGGCGCAGCACCCGACGGCGCCGCTCACCGCCGCGGTCCTCAAGGGCGTTCTCGGCACGTTCCTCGCCGAACCGGTCAACGAGGTTTCGGCTCCAGCGCTGGCGCGCGAGCGGGGGCTCTCGGTGCAGGAGGTGAAGACCAGCGATACGCCCGACTTCGCCAGCCTCCTCACGGTCCGCCTGCGCTGCGGCAAGGAGATGACCACCTCGGTGTCCGGGACCATCGTGGGAAAGCGGGAGCCGCGCCTCGTCCGCGTGGACAAGTTCGAGCTGGAGGCCGTGCCGGACGGCGCAATCCTCGTCATGCACAACGACGACAAGCCCGGCGTGATCGGCAACGTCGGGCGGACGCTGGGTGAGGCGCAGGTGAACATCGCCCAGTTCGCTCTCGCCCGCGACCGGAAGAGCGGAGAGGCGCTGGCGCTGGTGAACGTCGACTCGGTCGCCGCGCCCGACGTGCTCGAGCGTCTGCGCAAGCTCCCGAACGTGCGCAGCGTGCATCAGGTCAACCTGTGA
- a CDS encoding 3-keto-5-aminohexanoate cleavage protein, translated as MGLDKVVVTCALTGVLANRDQCPWVPYTPEEIAEEARRAYEAGAAVVHIHARTDEGSPTYEPAVYAAIRREVERRCPVILNFSTGGLGPMEGRVAHIAQVRPALGALNMGSMNYAKYSAKRKEFVFDFVFENPFRDISYLLAVMKEAGVKPELECFDVGHTNSVWPLLDKDLLKRPLQFSFIMGVLGGIRATAENLAVQAREAPEGSTWEVIGISHEQWRMVCAALALGGNVRVGLEDNFYLDVQGTRMARSNGELVEKAVRMARDIGREPSTQRRLDTPR; from the coding sequence ATGGGCCTGGACAAGGTCGTCGTCACCTGTGCGCTGACCGGCGTGCTCGCCAACCGCGACCAATGCCCGTGGGTCCCGTACACGCCGGAGGAGATCGCCGAGGAAGCGCGCCGCGCGTACGAAGCAGGGGCCGCGGTGGTCCATATCCACGCCCGCACGGACGAGGGTAGCCCGACCTACGAGCCGGCCGTCTACGCCGCGATCCGGCGCGAGGTCGAACGGCGCTGCCCGGTGATCCTCAACTTCTCCACCGGCGGCCTCGGTCCGATGGAGGGCCGCGTCGCGCACATCGCCCAGGTGCGCCCCGCGCTCGGCGCGCTGAACATGGGCTCGATGAACTACGCGAAGTACTCCGCGAAGCGGAAGGAGTTCGTCTTCGACTTCGTCTTCGAGAACCCGTTCCGGGACATCTCGTATCTGCTCGCCGTCATGAAGGAAGCCGGGGTGAAGCCGGAGCTGGAATGCTTCGACGTCGGCCACACCAACTCCGTCTGGCCGCTGCTCGACAAGGACCTGCTCAAGCGGCCGCTGCAGTTCAGCTTCATCATGGGCGTCCTCGGAGGCATCCGCGCCACCGCCGAGAACCTCGCGGTGCAGGCCCGCGAGGCGCCCGAAGGCAGCACCTGGGAGGTGATCGGCATCTCGCACGAGCAGTGGCGGATGGTCTGTGCGGCGCTGGCGCTGGGCGGGAACGTACGCGTCGGCCTGGAAGACAACTTCTATCTCGACGTCCAGGGAACGCGGATGGCGCGCTCCAACGGCGAGCTGGTCGAGAAGGCGGTCCGGATGGCCCGGGACATCGGCCGCGAGCCCTCGACGCAGCGGCGTCTTGACACGCCGCGCTAA
- a CDS encoding crotonase — MSGLREEPRGAARWLVLDRPAQRNALSSELIATLRGALVRADADAQARVICVTGSGEQAFCSGMDLASSAAASEASGIEAYEARRAYAGLLAELSRLGKPVVAVVNGAVIGGGMGLLASCDLAVAVDDAQFGTPEVDVGLFPYMALAPLSRCIGRRAALELALTGRRIDAAEALSLGLVNRVVPRPRLSDAVGELLDLLVRKSPAALRLGRRAFYATQDLPYEAQLEALCAQLSINARLEDAAEGIAAFLEKRPPEFKGR, encoded by the coding sequence ATGTCCGGGCTTCGGGAAGAACCGCGGGGAGCGGCGCGCTGGCTGGTCCTCGATCGGCCTGCGCAGCGCAACGCGCTTTCCAGCGAGCTCATCGCGACGTTGCGGGGCGCTCTCGTGCGGGCCGATGCCGACGCGCAGGCCCGCGTCATCTGCGTCACTGGCTCCGGAGAGCAGGCTTTCTGCTCCGGTATGGATCTCGCCTCCAGCGCCGCAGCGTCGGAAGCCTCCGGGATCGAGGCGTACGAAGCGCGGCGCGCCTACGCGGGGTTGCTGGCGGAGCTCTCCCGGCTGGGCAAGCCCGTCGTCGCGGTGGTGAACGGCGCCGTCATCGGAGGCGGCATGGGGCTGCTCGCCTCCTGCGATCTCGCGGTCGCCGTCGACGATGCGCAGTTCGGAACGCCCGAGGTGGACGTGGGCCTCTTCCCGTACATGGCGCTGGCGCCGTTGTCGCGCTGTATCGGGCGGCGGGCCGCCCTGGAGCTGGCGCTGACCGGACGCCGCATCGACGCCGCGGAAGCGCTCTCGCTCGGGCTCGTCAATCGCGTGGTGCCGCGCCCCCGGCTGTCGGACGCCGTGGGCGAGCTGCTCGATCTTCTCGTCCGCAAAAGCCCTGCTGCATTGCGTCTCGGCCGCCGCGCGTTCTACGCCACGCAGGACCTTCCTTACGAAGCGCAGCTCGAGGCGCTCTGCGCCCAGCTCTCGATCAATGCGCGGCTCGAGGATGCGGCGGAGGGCATCGCCGCGTTCCTGGAGAAGCGCCCGCCGGAATTCAAGGGACGCTGA
- a CDS encoding helix-turn-helix transcriptional regulator translates to MAVPLVGNFPLQRTGRRASERVIHSTVVREVGRRIRQLRMSRSGRMTQEDLSERARISVSFLSMIERGERSPHLETLAAIAEALEVRMADLFLDDRESANVEAMYRPLIDACRKHNLGKRDVDRLVSVVRTMFAA, encoded by the coding sequence ATGGCAGTCCCGTTGGTAGGTAACTTCCCGTTGCAGCGAACCGGGCGAAGGGCGTCGGAGCGAGTTATCCACTCGACCGTGGTCAGGGAAGTCGGGCGCCGGATCCGCCAGCTCCGGATGTCGCGCTCCGGGCGCATGACGCAGGAGGATCTCAGCGAGCGTGCGCGGATCAGCGTCTCTTTCCTCTCGATGATCGAGCGCGGCGAGCGCTCCCCGCACCTGGAGACGCTCGCCGCCATCGCCGAAGCGCTGGAAGTCCGGATGGCCGATCTCTTCCTCGACGATCGCGAGAGCGCCAACGTCGAAGCGATGTATCGGCCGCTGATCGACGCGTGCCGGAAGCACAATCTCGGCAAGCGCGACGTCGATCGGCTCGTCTCCGTGGTCCGCACGATGTTCGCCGCTTGA
- a CDS encoding LPS-assembly protein LptD yields the protein MLRVAATAALAVIALARPVRAQNRFFAGPPGSEVEIAADRISYAWEKQLLQLKGHVVARRGPGLLRAGSGTLDRARGVLWLEGGVLGVQDRQVFLADAAVVDLNSHTAELSKAVLFLKERPANPDAPRSGANTLTLHAARVRQLQRGRFLAEDVSLTPCDCAGEPDYELWARTAEIGDDRADLRGVRLHLLGAALPLFPLSLPLTNRQSGLLAPVIGYGGPIGFTYAQPIFLTLGRSYDVTVAPGWYTGGHAHQEAPGLRSIKGPRLGLEGRYAPVEGTSGSLALDLFYDLDQHDPGGAGPGRGYGGARGIAHLAHRTEAGGATFAGSGIAVSDVMALRDQAAQSIENSYDLFTTDVGLWSARGPLTVGADATLMQDMRIANPAVPDRRLFGRDAGTTFQRLPAVFAQLAPTPIGPATFAVEASAVQFGRFGKPDSLERTTGFGLTDRAIDPQVGSGDPSRAPALRLDLAPRITLSGSPTFPVDLRLEGGGRVDGWILEGYSDRNRTRAYALLGASAALPLERRYGSALHRIEPAFAVRALSKPLQSGGPPIGDLTDAGGSTFAARPDNAEQGLGADQRPELPLNQRIAGVPASRRPYDEIDSAAPASGAVEATASISQSVWTRPGRTAGRILRFDLLQDALLWAGGGRARLGEGSAVASVQVGSGNLTGAVRYDWSLHEISAFGASAGIRDPRGDEVHTSIQMLRGASSERLRGGIDELFSAARFASASSALTGSANAGVSGPLPLGLRLAYDVTHTPGDTPVDFANWTHAVSVTLETPCRCAGLQLSASVPFHDLRLLRAPGFAFRIDLKSLGSFATF from the coding sequence GTGCTCCGCGTTGCCGCGACGGCTGCCCTTGCCGTGATCGCCCTGGCGCGGCCGGTGCGGGCGCAAAACCGGTTCTTCGCAGGTCCTCCAGGCAGCGAGGTCGAGATCGCGGCCGACCGCATCTCGTACGCCTGGGAGAAACAACTCCTGCAGCTGAAAGGGCACGTCGTTGCACGACGCGGGCCCGGGCTGCTCCGCGCCGGTTCGGGGACGCTGGATCGGGCCCGGGGCGTCCTCTGGCTCGAAGGCGGCGTGCTTGGCGTGCAGGATCGGCAGGTCTTCCTCGCCGACGCCGCCGTGGTGGACCTCAACTCCCACACCGCCGAGCTGTCGAAGGCCGTGCTCTTCCTCAAGGAGCGACCCGCCAATCCCGATGCGCCGCGCTCCGGCGCCAACACGCTCACGCTGCACGCCGCCCGCGTGCGGCAGCTGCAGCGCGGCCGGTTCCTCGCCGAGGACGTCTCGCTGACGCCTTGCGACTGCGCCGGCGAGCCCGACTACGAGCTCTGGGCCCGGACCGCCGAGATCGGCGACGACCGCGCGGACCTCCGCGGCGTCCGCCTGCATCTGCTCGGAGCGGCGCTACCGCTCTTTCCGCTCTCGTTGCCGCTGACCAACCGGCAATCGGGCCTTCTCGCCCCGGTGATCGGATACGGCGGGCCCATCGGCTTCACCTATGCCCAGCCCATTTTCCTCACGCTGGGCCGCAGCTACGACGTGACGGTGGCGCCGGGCTGGTACACGGGAGGGCACGCGCACCAGGAAGCTCCGGGGCTGCGTTCGATCAAAGGACCCCGCCTCGGCCTCGAAGGCCGCTACGCTCCTGTGGAGGGAACCTCCGGTTCGCTGGCGCTGGACCTCTTCTACGACCTCGACCAGCACGACCCGGGGGGCGCCGGACCGGGCCGCGGGTACGGAGGGGCGCGAGGCATCGCGCATCTGGCGCACCGGACGGAGGCGGGCGGAGCCACCTTCGCCGGTTCCGGAATCGCCGTCAGCGACGTGATGGCCCTGCGGGACCAGGCGGCGCAATCGATCGAAAATTCGTACGATCTGTTCACCACCGACGTCGGTCTGTGGAGCGCCAGGGGACCGCTCACGGTCGGAGCCGATGCGACGCTCATGCAGGACATGCGCATCGCCAACCCGGCGGTGCCCGATCGGCGCCTGTTCGGCCGAGACGCGGGCACGACCTTCCAGAGGCTGCCAGCCGTGTTTGCGCAGCTCGCTCCGACGCCGATCGGACCGGCGACCTTCGCGGTGGAAGCCAGCGCAGTCCAATTCGGGCGCTTCGGCAAGCCCGACTCCCTCGAGCGGACGACCGGGTTCGGCTTGACCGACCGCGCCATCGATCCGCAGGTCGGCTCCGGCGACCCGTCGCGCGCGCCGGCGCTGCGCCTCGATCTCGCCCCGCGGATCACCTTGTCGGGTTCGCCGACGTTTCCCGTCGACCTCCGCCTCGAAGGAGGCGGCCGCGTCGACGGCTGGATCCTCGAAGGCTATTCCGACCGGAACCGGACGCGCGCCTACGCCCTGCTCGGAGCCAGCGCGGCGCTTCCGCTGGAGAGGCGTTATGGAAGCGCGCTGCACCGCATCGAGCCGGCCTTCGCGGTGCGGGCGCTGAGCAAGCCGCTGCAGTCCGGCGGGCCACCGATCGGCGACCTCACCGACGCGGGCGGGTCGACGTTCGCAGCGCGTCCCGACAACGCAGAGCAGGGGCTTGGAGCCGATCAGCGGCCGGAGCTCCCGCTCAATCAGCGGATCGCCGGAGTGCCGGCGTCGCGGCGACCCTACGACGAAATCGACTCGGCCGCCCCCGCCAGCGGCGCCGTCGAGGCGACGGCTTCGATCTCCCAGTCCGTGTGGACGCGGCCGGGGCGCACCGCGGGGCGCATCCTCCGCTTCGATCTCCTCCAGGACGCGCTCCTCTGGGCAGGAGGAGGCAGAGCCCGGCTTGGTGAGGGGAGCGCCGTCGCGTCGGTACAGGTGGGAAGCGGGAATCTGACGGGGGCGGTGCGGTACGACTGGTCGCTGCACGAGATCTCCGCCTTCGGGGCTTCCGCCGGCATCCGCGATCCCCGTGGCGACGAGGTGCACACCTCGATCCAGATGCTCCGCGGCGCCTCGAGCGAGCGGCTTCGCGGCGGGATCGACGAGCTCTTCTCGGCGGCCCGGTTCGCCTCCGCTTCCTCCGCGCTGACCGGCAGCGCGAACGCCGGAGTCTCGGGACCGCTGCCACTCGGGCTCCGCCTCGCCTACGACGTGACGCACACGCCAGGCGACACGCCGGTCGACTTCGCGAACTGGACGCACGCGGTCTCGGTCACGCTGGAGACGCCCTGCCGCTGCGCGGGCCTGCAGCTCTCCGCCAGCGTGCCCTTCCACGATCTGCGGCTGCTCCGCGCCCCGGGCTTCGCGTTTCGCATCGACTTGAAATCCCTGGGGTCGTTCGCGACATTTTAA